A stretch of Phragmites australis chromosome 12, lpPhrAust1.1, whole genome shotgun sequence DNA encodes these proteins:
- the LOC133886091 gene encoding uncharacterized protein LOC133886091, whose translation MAGGEDALKSCTCRSVEAEGVTGEGKVMEACSAKGKAEEVVSGGQVLGAMKERTTRRKAEEACSCAVVATAVAKAEDAAGGAVEKHPEEACSCAVVATAVAKAENAAGGAVEKHPGPKNRMSNSDIRWFLAHKPMAGPRHYRALKESNPDLKPLPGEEMDESRERLYFMTKAFYEMEENYPKMQAWIREELKTKGYVEVDDDWVRGRAEAKAAVEEAWKKIDAMLLSETEEEDDDDDDESDYDDDDEF comes from the coding sequence atggccggtggggaagaTGCGCTCAAGTCGTGCACCTGCAGAAGCGTGGAGGCGGAGGGGGTGACCGGTGAGGGGAAGGTGATGGAGGCGTGCTCCGCCAAGGGGAAAGCGGAGGAGGTGGTGTCCGGCGGCCAGGTGCTGGGTGCGATGAAGGAGCGCACAACTAGGAGGAAAGCGGAGGAGGCGTGTAGTTGTGCGGTGGTGGCGACCGCCGTCGCAAAAGCAGAGGATGCGGCGGGCGGCGCGGTCGAGAAGCATCCGGAGGAGGCGTGTAGTTGTGCGGTGGTGGCGACCGCCGTCGCAAAAGCAGAGAATGCGGCGGGCGGCGCGGTCGAGAAGCATCCGGGGCCGAAAAACCGGATGTCGAATAGCGACATCCGGTGGTTCCTGGCTCACAAGCCAATGGCTGGGCCGCGCCACTACCGGGCCCTGAAGGAGAGCAACCCGGATCTGAAGCCGTTGCCGGGGGAGGAGATGGACGAGTCGAGGGAACGTCTGTACTTTATGACCAAGGCGTTCTACGAGATGGAGGAGAATTACCCCAAGATGCAGGCGTGGATTCGTGAGGAGCTGAAAACCAAGGGCTACGTCGAGGTCGACGACGACTGGGTCAGGGGCAGGGCCGAGGCAAAGGCAGCTGTGGAAGAGGCATGGAAGAAAATTGATGCTATGCTCCTATCGGAgactgaggaggaagacgacgacgacgacgacgaaagCGACtatgatgacgacgatgagTTTTAG